Part of the Caldilineales bacterium genome, ACGCTCGCGCTTCGGTTCACGCCTCACGTTTCACGCCCACCATGCCGCTCCTGACGGGGCGCTCCTGACGGAGGCGCTCGCTCACGCTCGCGCTTCGGTTCACGCCTCACGTTTCACGCCCACCATGTCATTCTTGATCGGCGTCATCGAACGCATCACCTTTCATAACGAAGAAAACGGCTACACCGTGGCCCGGCTGACGCCTGAGCGCGGGGGCGAGCAGGCCACCATCGTCGGCAACATGCTGGGGATCAGTGTGGGCGAGTCGGTGGAGTTGCGCGGGGAGTGGAGCAGCCATCCCCACTACGGGCGGCAGTTCAAGGTCGAGGACTTCCGCACGGTGGCGCCAGCGACGGCGGCCGGGATCGAGAAATACCTGGGGTCAGGACTGATCAAGGGCATCGGGCCGGTCACGGCCACCCGCATCGTGCGGCGCTTTGGCAAGGATACGCTGCGCGTGATCGACGAAGAACCCGACCGGCTGAGCGAGGCGCTGGGGGTGGGCAAGAAGCGGGTGGAATTGATCAAGGCGGCCTGGATCGAGCAGCGGCAGATCAAAGAGGTGATGCTGTTTTTGCAAGGGCATGGGGTGAGCACCACGCTGGCGGTGAAGATTTACAAACAGTATGGCGATGCTTCGATCGGCGTGCTCAAGACCGACCCCTACCGCCTCCAGCGCGACATCTATGGCATCGGCTTCAAGACCGCCGACAAGATCGCTCAGGCGCTGGGCATCCCGCACGATAGCCCGGAGCGGGTGGCCGCGGGCGTGGCCTATGTGTTGGGCGAGAAGGCCGACGAGGGGCATGTCTTTACCCCACGGCCCGAGCTGGTGACGGAGGCGGCCACCCTGCTGGAAGTGCAGCCCGAACAGACCGAGGCGGCCATCGAACGCTTGCAGGCCGATGAGCAGGTGCGGCTGGAGCCGGTGCAGTACCGCATCTCGTCTGAGTCGGCGACGCTGGCCGAGGCGCAGGCCGTCTATCTGACGCCGTTCTATTATGGCGAGGTGGGCGTGGCCGGTCGCATCCGCAAGCTGAAGGAGGCGCAGGCGGCGCTGGGGCGCACCCGGCTGGCCGCGTTCGAGCGTTTCCGGTGGGACGAGGGTTTCGCCAATCTCCAGCGCTACCTGGGGCACGACCTGGCCCCGGCCCAGCGCGAGGCCGTGCGCGCCGCCCTCACCCACCCGGTGACGGTGCTGACGGGCGGCCCCGGCACCGGCAAGACGACTTCGTTGCGCGCGTTGATCCGCCTGCTGCAGGCGGCTGGCAATCGTTTCGCCCTGGCCGCACCCACCGGCCGGGCGGCCAAGCGGATGGCCGAAGCCACCGGTCACGAGGCCAAGACCATCCACCGGCTGCTGGAAGCGGGGCCGGGCGAGGCGGGCGGGCTGGGCTTCAAACGCAAGGCCGAGAATCCGCTGGAAGTCGATATGCTGATCGTCGATGAGGCGTCGATGCTCGACCTGCTGCTGACCAATCACCTGCTGAAGGCCGTGCCGCCGGGCGCCCATCTGCTGCTGGTGGGCGATGTCGATCAGTTGCCGTCGGTGGGCGCGGGCAATGTCTTGCGGGATGTGATCGATTCGGGCGAGGTGGCGGTGGTGCGGTTGGAGACGATCTTCCGACAGGCCGCCGGCAGCTACATCATCAGCAACGCCCATCGCATCAACCAGGGCCAGATGCCGGTGTTCCCGGCTGATGCGACCGATTTCTTCCTGTTCCAGATCGAGGAGGTCGAACGCTGCGCCGACATGGTGATCGACCTGGTGACGGCGCGCATCCCCAAGAAGTTCGGCATCCCGGCCAATGACATCCAGGTGCTCAGCCCCATGCACCGGGGGCCGCTGGGCGTGGGCATGGTCAACGAGCGATTGCAGCAGGCGCTGAACCCGGCCGGCGGCGCTAAGCCCGAACGGACGGTGGCAGGCCGGACGTTCCGCCTGGGCGACCGGGTGATGCAGACGCGCAATAATTACGATCTGGAGGTGTTCAATGGCGATATGGGCGTAGTCAGGGAGATCGACCTGGTGATGCACACGCTCACGGCCAGCATCGACGGTCGGGCCGTGGTCTACGATTGGGCCAATCTGGACGAGCTGGTGCACGCCTGGGCGGTTTCGGTGCACAAGAGCCAGGGATCGGAGTATCGGGCGGTGGTCATCCCCTTCCACACCACGCATTATGTCATGTTGCAGCGCAACCTGTTGTATACGGCGGTCACACGGGCGAAGGAATTGGTGGTCATCGTTGGCACGCGGCGGGCCATCGGCGCGGCGGTGAAGAACGATAAGGTGGCCGAGCGGTATTCGGGGCTGGCCGAGCGGCTGCGCGGGTGAGGTGTGTTGTGGGGGGCGAAGGGACGTGGTGGGCGTGCTGCCGCTGCTGTAGCGCGTCTCGCCCCAGGGCTTGTACAGCAGTGGCCCCGTTTCAGGGCCGCTGGCCTATCTTC contains:
- a CDS encoding ATP-dependent RecD-like DNA helicase, whose protein sequence is MSFLIGVIERITFHNEENGYTVARLTPERGGEQATIVGNMLGISVGESVELRGEWSSHPHYGRQFKVEDFRTVAPATAAGIEKYLGSGLIKGIGPVTATRIVRRFGKDTLRVIDEEPDRLSEALGVGKKRVELIKAAWIEQRQIKEVMLFLQGHGVSTTLAVKIYKQYGDASIGVLKTDPYRLQRDIYGIGFKTADKIAQALGIPHDSPERVAAGVAYVLGEKADEGHVFTPRPELVTEAATLLEVQPEQTEAAIERLQADEQVRLEPVQYRISSESATLAEAQAVYLTPFYYGEVGVAGRIRKLKEAQAALGRTRLAAFERFRWDEGFANLQRYLGHDLAPAQREAVRAALTHPVTVLTGGPGTGKTTSLRALIRLLQAAGNRFALAAPTGRAAKRMAEATGHEAKTIHRLLEAGPGEAGGLGFKRKAENPLEVDMLIVDEASMLDLLLTNHLLKAVPPGAHLLLVGDVDQLPSVGAGNVLRDVIDSGEVAVVRLETIFRQAAGSYIISNAHRINQGQMPVFPADATDFFLFQIEEVERCADMVIDLVTARIPKKFGIPANDIQVLSPMHRGPLGVGMVNERLQQALNPAGGAKPERTVAGRTFRLGDRVMQTRNNYDLEVFNGDMGVVREIDLVMHTLTASIDGRAVVYDWANLDELVHAWAVSVHKSQGSEYRAVVIPFHTTHYVMLQRNLLYTAVTRAKELVVIVGTRRAIGAAVKNDKVAERYSGLAERLRG